The Coffea arabica cultivar ET-39 chromosome 1e, Coffea Arabica ET-39 HiFi, whole genome shotgun sequence genome has a window encoding:
- the LOC113716100 gene encoding protein LIFEGUARD 2-like, whose product MWTQQYRKDDLESGARPLYPMMLESPELRWAFIRKIYSIITAQLVLTIAVAAVVVTYHPIVRFFTTTGAGLALYIVLIITPFIVLCPLYYYHQKHPVNYLLLGVFTAALAFAVGLTCAYTEGKVILESVILTGAVVISLTLYTFWAAKRGHDFNFLGPFLFGAVVVLMLFAIIQILFPLGRISTMIYGCLASIIFCGYIIYDTDNLIKRYTYDEYIWAAVALYLDIINLFLSILTIFRAADS is encoded by the exons ATGTGGACCCAACAGTACCGGAAAGATGACTTGGAGAGCGGCGCAAGGCCCTTGTACCCTATGATGCTGGAGAGCCCGGAGCTCCGTTGGGCTTTTATTCGGAAAATATACTCTATCATCACTGCTCAGTTGGTTTTGACCATTGCCGTGGCTGCCGTCGTCGTCACCTATCATCCCATCGTCCGATTCTTCACAACCACTGGGGCTGGACTGGCTCTCTATATTGTTCTCATCATCACCCCTTTCATTG TTTTATGTCCCTTGTATTATTACCATCAGAAGCACCCAGTGAATTACTTACTTCTAGGAGTGTTTACTGCGGCCCTTGCCTTCGCCGTGGGATTGACTTGTGCTTATACTGAAG GGAAAGTGATACTGGAGTCTGTTATTTTGACTGGTGCGGTGGTTATTAGCCTCACTCTTTACACATTCTGGGCTGCAAAGAGAGGCCATGATTTCAATTTCCTTGGGCCCTTCTTATTTGGTGCTGTTGTTGTGCTTATGCTGTTTGCAATTATTCAG ATTCTGTTTCCTCTTGGCAGGATCTCAACGATGATTTATGGATGTCTCGCATCAATAATATTCTGCGGGTACATTATCTATGACACTGACAATCTGATCAAGCGCTACACCTATGACGAGTATATTTGGGCAGCTGTTGCATTGTACTTGGATATCATTAATCTCTTCCTATCTATACTGACAATTTTCAGAGCTGCTGATAGTTGA